A portion of the Nitrospira defluvii genome contains these proteins:
- a CDS encoding lysophospholipid acyltransferase family protein, producing the protein MSSALYALLWVLSRAIGWVCFRYRTVGTVPRQGGLLIASNHASYLDIPLLGCGVPRRVWYMGRHDLFPIPLLNGLLQALGWIPLRIGRLDREAFSKAVSLVQEGKAVAIFPEGGRTMTGALKPGKPGIGVIVSQTGCRVVPAHIGGTFEVLPPGAKWPRFRRVTVAYGDPLDFSQDATRLEGKAFYQHVSRTVMAKIAELGQVPNPGDGQAQAGASHRSAATPTAQSCNAE; encoded by the coding sequence GTGAGCTCCGCACTGTACGCCCTGTTGTGGGTCCTGTCTCGTGCCATCGGCTGGGTATGTTTCCGGTATCGTACCGTCGGCACGGTGCCGCGTCAGGGCGGGCTCCTGATCGCGTCAAACCATGCCAGCTATTTGGATATCCCGCTGCTTGGCTGCGGTGTTCCGAGGCGGGTGTGGTATATGGGGCGACACGACCTGTTTCCGATTCCACTGCTCAATGGTCTGTTGCAGGCCTTGGGATGGATTCCGTTGCGGATCGGGCGTCTGGATCGAGAAGCGTTCAGTAAGGCCGTCTCGTTGGTGCAAGAGGGCAAGGCGGTCGCCATTTTCCCCGAAGGGGGGCGGACGATGACCGGTGCCTTGAAACCGGGGAAGCCCGGGATCGGGGTGATCGTGTCGCAGACGGGATGCCGCGTTGTGCCGGCGCACATCGGTGGGACGTTTGAGGTGCTGCCTCCCGGCGCCAAGTGGCCGAGGTTCCGCCGGGTCACGGTGGCCTACGGCGATCCGTTGGATTTTTCCCAAGATGCCACTCGGTTGGAAGGGAAGGCATTTTATCAACATGTTAGTCGGACGGTGATGGCAAAGATTGCGGAGCTCGGACAGGTTCCGAATCCGGGGGACGGTCAGGCTCAAGCCGGAGCGTCCCATAGGTCCGCCGCCACACCCACAGCCCAGTCTTGCAACGCTGAGTAA
- the cmk gene encoding (d)CMP kinase: protein MSEGTDVNRGKRGLIIAIDGPAGVGKSTVARLLARQLGYLYLDTGALYRAIAWKVQDMGVSPEDQRAIAGLLPKTILHMACGPEQSHVLLDGRDITGELRTPAVTALASVVSAIPAVREWLLPVQRKIGAEGCVVAEGRDIGTKVFPQADVKFFLEADAEVRATRRHRELVAAGHSVQFDQTKRDLTGRDDRDRSRTVAPLIPAPDAECIDTSSMSVDAVVAHMMAVVAARL from the coding sequence GTGTCTGAGGGCACCGATGTGAATCGGGGAAAACGTGGCCTGATTATCGCGATTGACGGTCCGGCTGGAGTGGGGAAGAGTACAGTTGCGCGACTCCTGGCGCGACAACTGGGCTATCTCTACCTGGATACCGGGGCGTTATATCGGGCGATTGCCTGGAAAGTGCAGGACATGGGCGTGAGTCCCGAGGATCAACGCGCCATCGCGGGGTTGCTCCCAAAGACCATCTTGCATATGGCCTGCGGCCCGGAGCAGTCGCATGTATTACTGGATGGCCGTGACATCACCGGGGAGTTGCGAACGCCTGCGGTGACCGCGCTAGCGTCCGTGGTCTCGGCCATTCCGGCCGTCCGCGAATGGCTTCTGCCTGTGCAGCGGAAGATCGGTGCGGAAGGCTGTGTCGTTGCTGAAGGCCGAGATATCGGAACGAAGGTTTTCCCCCAGGCCGACGTGAAATTTTTTCTAGAAGCGGACGCCGAGGTTCGCGCCACCAGGCGGCACCGTGAGCTGGTGGCCGCCGGGCATTCGGTGCAGTTTGACCAGACGAAGCGTGATCTGACCGGACGTGATGATCGTGATCGCTCACGCACGGTGGCGCCGTTGATCCCCGCACCTGATGCGGAATGCATCGATACGTCGAGCATGTCGGTGGACGCTGTCGTTGCGCATATGATGGCTGTGGTTGCGGCGCGATTGTGA
- a CDS encoding prephenate dehydrogenase codes for MKTPHFQQVAIIGVGLIGGSLGMILRRHHVADSVVGIGRRVENLKTAVEVGAIDRYVSDPREGVEGADFVLLATPVDTYERHLQEWAGCLKPGTIVSDVGSVKGALVTRSEALLPSAVKFVGAHPIAGKEKTGVAAGSETLFSGARCILTPTTKTDPEALQIVRAIWELAGSIVLEMDPFLHDKILGAVSHLPHVAAFALMTALADVRDHGVPELDLAGHSGGGLRDTTRIAASSPEMWRDIFLWNRDNVVSLIETYERHLGELKRLIAAGDAAGIEKQLDKAKHEREQLTLKTPRKA; via the coding sequence ATGAAGACACCACATTTTCAACAGGTGGCGATTATCGGCGTCGGGCTCATCGGTGGCTCGCTAGGCATGATTCTTCGTCGGCACCACGTTGCGGATTCAGTAGTCGGGATCGGACGCCGGGTGGAGAACCTGAAAACGGCAGTGGAGGTTGGGGCTATCGACCGGTACGTGTCTGATCCGCGCGAAGGGGTCGAAGGGGCTGACTTTGTCCTGCTGGCGACGCCGGTCGATACCTACGAGCGCCATTTGCAGGAATGGGCCGGATGTCTCAAGCCCGGTACCATCGTGAGCGACGTGGGCAGCGTCAAGGGCGCATTGGTGACGCGATCGGAAGCTTTACTGCCGTCTGCCGTGAAGTTCGTGGGGGCGCATCCCATCGCCGGCAAGGAGAAGACCGGAGTGGCCGCAGGCTCGGAGACGCTCTTCTCAGGTGCGCGCTGCATTCTAACGCCCACTACGAAAACCGATCCCGAGGCGTTGCAGATCGTTCGCGCGATCTGGGAGCTGGCCGGCTCGATTGTCTTGGAGATGGACCCGTTCCTTCACGATAAAATCCTCGGTGCGGTGAGCCACCTCCCGCATGTGGCGGCATTTGCGCTGATGACGGCCTTGGCGGATGTGCGCGATCACGGCGTGCCGGAACTGGATCTGGCCGGTCATTCAGGCGGGGGATTGCGGGACACGACGAGAATCGCCGCGAGTTCGCCGGAAATGTGGCGGGACATTTTCTTGTGGAACCGGGACAATGTCGTGTCTTTAATCGAGACCTACGAACGGCATCTGGGCGAGCTGAAGCGCTTGATCGCTGCCGGTGACGCAGCGGGGATCGAAAAGCAATTGGACAAGGCGAAGCATGAGCGGGAACAACTCACACTCAAGACGCCGCGGAAAGCCTAG
- the aroF gene encoding 3-deoxy-7-phosphoheptulonate synthase encodes MIIVLRPDASEREVDHIIDRLRELGLKSHISTGQERTIIGVIGDDRILHNQPLTALPGVESVLPILAPWKLVSREFKKENTIIDVNGVKIGDKKITIMAGPCAVERLELTVGIAHEVKSAGATVLRGGAYKPRTSPYSFQGLGREGLDYLVEAKKQTGLPVVSEILDTRDIELFLEKADIIQIGARNMQNFELLKEVGAYDKPVLLKRGLSATIKEFLLSAEYIMSRGNRNVMLCERGIRTFETQYRNTLDLAAIPTLKDLSHLPVIVDPSHATGKWDLVAPMSKAAIAAGADGLLIEVHSNPECALCDGEESIRPSKFKELMGDLRKIAAAVDRTL; translated from the coding sequence ATGATTATTGTCTTGAGGCCTGATGCTTCGGAGCGGGAAGTCGATCACATCATCGATCGACTTCGTGAGCTGGGGCTGAAGTCGCACATTTCTACGGGCCAGGAGCGTACCATTATCGGGGTGATCGGGGACGACCGGATTTTGCATAATCAGCCGTTGACGGCGTTGCCGGGCGTCGAAAGTGTGTTGCCGATCCTGGCGCCCTGGAAGCTGGTCAGCCGGGAGTTCAAGAAAGAGAACACCATCATCGACGTCAACGGGGTGAAGATCGGCGACAAGAAAATCACGATCATGGCCGGCCCCTGTGCGGTTGAACGGTTGGAGCTGACGGTCGGGATTGCGCATGAGGTCAAATCCGCCGGGGCCACGGTCTTACGAGGCGGCGCATATAAGCCTCGAACGTCACCCTATTCATTCCAAGGCCTGGGCCGAGAAGGACTGGACTATTTGGTGGAGGCCAAGAAGCAGACGGGGCTTCCGGTCGTGAGTGAGATTCTGGATACCCGAGACATCGAGCTGTTCCTCGAAAAGGCCGACATCATTCAGATCGGTGCCCGGAACATGCAGAACTTCGAGCTGCTCAAGGAGGTCGGTGCGTACGACAAGCCGGTCTTGCTGAAGCGAGGCCTCTCCGCCACGATCAAGGAATTTCTTTTGTCTGCGGAGTACATCATGTCCCGCGGCAATCGCAACGTGATGTTGTGCGAGCGTGGTATCCGCACCTTCGAAACGCAGTATCGGAACACGCTGGACCTCGCGGCCATTCCCACGCTCAAAGATCTGTCGCATCTGCCGGTGATCGTCGATCCCAGCCATGCGACCGGCAAGTGGGATTTGGTGGCGCCGATGTCGAAAGCCGCCATTGCGGCTGGGGCCGATGGGTTGTTGATCGAAGTGCATTCCAATCCCGAATGTGCTCTCTGTGACGGGGAGGAATCGATTCGGCCGTCGAAATTCAAAGAGTTGATGGGCGACTTGCGGAAGATTGCGGCCGCAGTCGATCGCACACTGTAA
- the sppA gene encoding signal peptide peptidase SppA has protein sequence MLRRILWAIVIGGGALILINALLPDLDFSGQDRVALIRVEGVILDAQATISELKHYSENPLVKAIVLRIDSPGGGVVPSQEIHDAVKRVKNKSNKAVIASMGTVAASGGYYIAAATDRIIANPGTLTGSIGVIMEMANFEGLMKKVGVEGVVIKSGRFKDVGSPLRKMSDEERKLLQSVMDDVHHQFIQAVADGRSLEVSEVEPLADGRIYTGRQAKEARLVDELGDLDDAIHIAADIAGMEGEPKVVEPRKRFSFRDIIESRWASVFPKLELDTGVKLKYLMAF, from the coding sequence ATGCTGCGCCGGATACTCTGGGCGATCGTCATCGGGGGAGGGGCGTTGATACTCATCAATGCGCTCCTCCCCGACCTTGATTTTTCGGGGCAGGATCGTGTGGCGCTCATTCGTGTTGAGGGCGTCATCCTTGATGCCCAAGCGACGATCAGCGAGCTGAAACACTACAGCGAAAACCCGCTGGTCAAAGCGATCGTGTTGCGGATCGACAGCCCGGGGGGCGGGGTCGTGCCTTCGCAGGAGATACACGATGCCGTGAAGCGAGTGAAGAATAAGAGCAACAAGGCCGTGATCGCCTCCATGGGGACGGTCGCCGCCTCCGGGGGGTACTACATCGCTGCGGCCACGGACCGGATCATCGCCAATCCCGGGACCCTGACCGGGAGTATCGGCGTGATCATGGAAATGGCGAACTTCGAAGGCCTGATGAAAAAAGTCGGGGTCGAAGGGGTGGTCATCAAGAGCGGGCGATTCAAGGATGTCGGCTCGCCGTTGCGGAAAATGAGCGATGAGGAACGCAAACTCCTGCAATCCGTGATGGACGACGTGCATCACCAGTTCATCCAAGCTGTGGCCGACGGCCGATCGCTGGAGGTGTCCGAGGTGGAGCCGTTGGCCGACGGGCGGATTTATACCGGGCGTCAGGCTAAAGAGGCGCGTCTGGTCGATGAGTTGGGTGATCTCGATGATGCCATCCATATCGCGGCGGATATCGCCGGCATGGAAGGCGAGCCGAAAGTCGTGGAGCCGCGCAAGCGGTTCTCATTTCGGGACATTATCGAATCACGGTGGGCGTCGGTCTTTCCGAAGTTGGAGTTGGATACCGGCGTCAAACTGAAATACCTGATGGCGTTCTGA
- the hisC gene encoding histidinol-phosphate transaminase has product MPLKVHPDIASLVPYVPGKPIEELQRELGLPRAVKLASNENPIGPSPKALAVLAETAPTLHRYPDGGAFRLRGALAERWKVSPDHVILGNGSDELLGLLARTFLSPGDEAVMAEHTFVIYKMEVKAAHGVAVEVPQKAWHHDLPAMAAAITDKTRLLFVCNPNNPTGTMATKAEVAALMARVPDHVVVVFDEAYYEYVRHPEFPDSIGYVKAGRNAIVLRTFSKIYGLAGLRIGYGITTPEITNYLNRIRPPFNANSMAQRAALAALDDEAHVAASRSLNHAEMDKVRAGLQRLGFEALPSETNFLYFDVGRDGRAVFDALLRKGIIVRHIDGRMLRVTIGLPEENQLFLRALQDVLGASR; this is encoded by the coding sequence ATGCCATTGAAGGTGCATCCCGATATTGCCTCCCTCGTGCCATACGTTCCCGGAAAACCCATTGAAGAACTGCAGCGAGAGTTGGGCCTGCCGCGTGCCGTCAAGTTAGCCTCCAATGAGAACCCGATCGGCCCATCGCCGAAAGCGCTCGCCGTATTAGCGGAGACCGCTCCCACATTGCATCGGTACCCGGACGGTGGGGCGTTCCGATTGCGAGGGGCGCTGGCCGAGCGATGGAAGGTGTCGCCGGATCACGTCATTCTGGGAAACGGTTCGGATGAACTCCTCGGCCTCCTGGCGCGCACCTTTTTGTCGCCGGGTGACGAGGCGGTCATGGCCGAACATACCTTTGTGATTTATAAAATGGAGGTAAAGGCGGCACACGGCGTGGCGGTGGAGGTTCCCCAGAAGGCCTGGCACCACGATTTGCCGGCGATGGCGGCGGCCATCACCGACAAGACCCGGTTGCTCTTTGTCTGCAACCCCAACAATCCGACCGGCACCATGGCGACCAAGGCAGAGGTGGCGGCGTTGATGGCTCGTGTGCCCGATCACGTTGTCGTGGTCTTCGACGAAGCCTATTACGAATATGTCCGGCATCCGGAGTTTCCCGATTCCATCGGGTATGTGAAGGCCGGACGGAATGCCATCGTGCTGCGGACCTTTTCGAAGATCTATGGCCTAGCCGGTCTGCGGATCGGTTATGGCATCACGACGCCGGAAATCACCAACTACCTCAATCGAATCCGTCCGCCGTTCAACGCCAACAGTATGGCGCAACGCGCGGCCCTGGCGGCACTGGATGACGAGGCCCATGTGGCCGCGAGTCGATCGCTCAATCATGCGGAAATGGACAAGGTGCGGGCCGGTCTGCAGCGTCTCGGCTTTGAGGCGTTGCCGAGCGAAACGAATTTCCTCTATTTCGATGTCGGGAGGGATGGGCGTGCAGTGTTCGATGCGCTGCTACGCAAAGGCATCATCGTTCGTCACATCGACGGCCGAATGTTGCGGGTGACCATCGGTCTCCCGGAAGAAAATCAACTGTTCCTGAGGGCGCTGCAAGACGTGCTGGGCGCGTCGCGATAA
- a CDS encoding 30S ribosomal protein S1 gives MSTVTPQSEPKLDRDALAAMYEETFRNFEEGTITEGMVVAIGKDKVVVDIGYKSEGMIPADQFSHEELAQLKVGDRLQVYLEECEDADGNLVLSKEKADKMKIWEELEKLHKEEKSIEGKIISRIKGGMMVDIGVKAFLPGSQIDLHPVRDLDSLVGKTFPLKIIKINHRRGNVVVSRRVLLEETRDRRRQTTLSTLKEGQLIQGTVKNITDYGAFIDLGGIDGLLHITDMSWGRVGHPSELFQVSDKVEVTVLKYDRETGRISLGLKQKSADPWTGVAGKYPVGTRVRGRVVSLTDYGAFVELEPGVEGLVHVSEMSWTHEVRHPSRVVSVGDQVEAAVLNIDPGSRKISLGMKQTAPNPWDMIEAKYPAGTRIEGKVKSLTDFGAFVGLEEGIDGLIHISDMSWTKHIKHPSELFKKGQKVDAVVIRIDKEKERLSLGYKQLSRDPWEEQIPNRYRVGDSITGKVSKIADFGLFIELDGDVEGLIHISEVGLDANVRMEEKFKLQDEVTAKIIKVDREERKIALSLRDHQLDSDRRQVEEFHASQGGIDQSLGRAAKQSRKRKDNQSDSEA, from the coding sequence ATGAGTACTGTCACACCCCAGAGCGAACCCAAACTTGATCGCGATGCCTTGGCGGCGATGTATGAGGAGACCTTCCGCAATTTTGAGGAAGGCACCATCACCGAAGGCATGGTGGTCGCCATCGGCAAAGACAAGGTGGTGGTCGATATCGGCTACAAGTCTGAGGGCATGATCCCGGCTGACCAGTTCTCCCATGAGGAACTGGCGCAATTGAAGGTGGGCGATCGTCTCCAGGTGTATCTCGAAGAATGTGAAGATGCCGACGGCAATCTGGTGCTCTCCAAAGAAAAAGCCGACAAGATGAAAATCTGGGAGGAATTGGAGAAGCTCCACAAAGAGGAAAAAAGCATCGAGGGTAAAATCATTTCCCGTATCAAGGGCGGCATGATGGTCGATATCGGCGTCAAAGCGTTCTTGCCCGGCTCGCAGATCGATCTGCATCCGGTTCGCGATCTCGACAGTTTGGTCGGAAAGACCTTTCCCCTCAAGATCATCAAGATCAACCATCGTCGCGGCAACGTGGTCGTGTCCCGGCGCGTGTTGCTGGAAGAGACGCGCGACCGTCGCCGTCAGACGACCTTGTCCACCCTGAAGGAAGGGCAGTTGATTCAAGGCACGGTCAAGAACATCACCGATTACGGAGCGTTCATCGACCTCGGCGGTATCGATGGTCTGTTGCACATCACCGATATGTCCTGGGGCCGCGTGGGGCATCCCTCCGAGTTGTTCCAGGTCAGCGATAAGGTGGAAGTCACGGTCCTCAAGTACGATCGGGAGACCGGCCGTATTTCGCTGGGCTTGAAGCAGAAGTCGGCGGATCCGTGGACCGGTGTGGCGGGCAAGTATCCGGTGGGCACGCGCGTGCGTGGCCGAGTGGTCAGCTTGACCGATTACGGCGCCTTTGTGGAACTGGAGCCCGGAGTGGAGGGCTTGGTGCACGTGTCGGAGATGTCCTGGACGCACGAAGTGCGCCATCCGTCCCGCGTCGTGTCGGTGGGCGATCAGGTCGAGGCCGCCGTGTTGAACATTGATCCGGGAAGCCGGAAGATTTCCCTGGGCATGAAGCAGACGGCTCCTAACCCCTGGGATATGATCGAGGCCAAGTATCCGGCCGGTACGCGCATCGAAGGAAAGGTGAAGAGCCTGACTGATTTCGGCGCGTTCGTCGGGTTGGAAGAAGGCATCGATGGCTTGATCCACATCTCTGATATGTCCTGGACCAAGCACATCAAGCATCCGTCCGAGCTGTTCAAGAAGGGGCAGAAGGTGGATGCCGTCGTGATTCGTATCGACAAGGAAAAGGAGCGACTCTCGCTGGGGTACAAGCAATTGTCCCGTGACCCGTGGGAGGAGCAGATTCCGAACCGCTACCGGGTGGGCGATAGCATCACCGGCAAGGTCAGCAAGATTGCCGACTTTGGACTCTTCATCGAGTTGGACGGCGACGTGGAAGGCTTGATCCACATCAGTGAAGTCGGTCTGGATGCCAACGTCCGTATGGAAGAGAAGTTCAAGTTGCAGGACGAAGTCACGGCAAAGATCATCAAGGTCGATCGTGAGGAGCGGAAGATTGCGCTTAGTCTGCGCGATCATCAGCTCGACTCGGATCGGCGTCAGGTGGAGGAATTCCACGCATCTCAGGGCGGCATCGACCAGAGCCTGGGACGCGCGGCCAAGCAGAGCCGGAAGCGCAAAGATAATCAGAGCGATTCCGAAGCCTAA
- a CDS encoding PCP reductase family protein: protein MAESSNLTAPEVRWSDGALKRMERAPMFLRGMVRRLAEKKARELGYAEITEEILEQFKGQMMGTMGGEGGMAEAADQMAKGQLPWTAAAKERLAAVPEFMRGMIKQIADEIARKGGHMEVNVDLFEKVEALGEIREQEAAPMEWTEGALALLQQKIKESPPIAMDFVSDMIKHDTEELAREKGLTRIDEHTAVQLWEAPQERIAWSDEAWKRLQTSPDFVRSGIRKAAERRARKLGLKEVDSEHLTTFRNQAMMKAVKRIRSFGYNELTFDAFDTALQKTKRLQGNDQAEKRLQEIRSHFSDPEVKKPEGGTLGAELMGRFRKFLKGEGSL, encoded by the coding sequence GTGGCAGAGTCGTCAAATCTAACAGCCCCTGAGGTCCGGTGGAGCGACGGCGCACTCAAACGTATGGAGCGCGCGCCCATGTTTTTGCGTGGGATGGTCCGTCGCTTGGCCGAGAAAAAGGCGCGGGAATTGGGTTATGCCGAAATAACCGAAGAAATTCTCGAACAGTTCAAGGGCCAAATGATGGGGACCATGGGCGGCGAAGGCGGCATGGCCGAGGCTGCCGACCAAATGGCCAAGGGCCAGCTGCCATGGACGGCTGCGGCAAAGGAACGTCTGGCGGCGGTGCCGGAGTTCATGCGGGGGATGATCAAGCAGATCGCCGACGAGATTGCCCGAAAGGGTGGTCATATGGAGGTGAATGTCGATCTGTTTGAAAAGGTTGAAGCCCTCGGGGAGATCCGCGAGCAAGAGGCGGCCCCGATGGAATGGACCGAGGGCGCCCTGGCGTTGCTCCAGCAAAAAATCAAAGAGTCTCCCCCGATCGCGATGGACTTTGTGAGCGACATGATCAAGCACGACACCGAGGAACTTGCGCGAGAGAAAGGGTTGACCAGGATTGATGAGCACACTGCGGTGCAATTGTGGGAGGCGCCTCAGGAGCGCATAGCATGGAGCGATGAGGCGTGGAAGCGACTGCAAACGTCGCCGGACTTCGTTCGCAGCGGCATTCGGAAGGCGGCGGAACGCAGAGCCCGCAAGCTGGGTCTCAAAGAGGTCGACTCGGAACACCTCACCACGTTCCGCAACCAGGCCATGATGAAGGCCGTGAAGAGAATCCGGTCGTTCGGCTATAACGAGTTGACGTTCGACGCCTTCGATACCGCGCTGCAGAAAACCAAACGGCTGCAGGGAAACGATCAGGCGGAAAAACGACTGCAGGAAATCCGATCGCATTTCAGTGATCCCGAGGTGAAGAAGCCGGAAGGCGGTACCTTAGGGGCAGAACTCATGGGGCGGTTCAGGAAGTTTCTTAAGGGTGAAGGGTCACTCTAG
- the aroA gene encoding 3-phosphoshikimate 1-carboxyvinyltransferase, whose translation MASLTITPCRPLKGTITVPGDKSVTHRAIILTALAEGASTIRDYCRGEDCLNTMRAFQSLGVRIDESPQTLHVSGKGMWGLTEPFGPIDCGNSGTGIRLMAGLLAGQDFFTILTGDESIRRRPMGRVVKPLRTMGATIAGRKGGELAPLAITGTRLRGVSYVSPVASAQIKSSLLFAALYADGLTTISEPRLSRDHTERMFAYFGIPFEREGCTVKIEGRPSVRWGGKPVVVPGDLSAAAFFLVGASIVPESDVTIRGVGMNPTRTGLVEVLHRMGAQIEVVSPREEAGEPVADLRVRSMPLRGVRIGPDQIPQTIDEFPILCVAAAVAEGETVITGAEELRVKESDRIATMAKELRAMGARIEERPDGMVIQGLGRNGSNGALTGATCESHGDHRVAMSVAIGALTAAQPTQIVDTACIETSFPGFEGKLLELLTASGNRL comes from the coding sequence ATGGCATCGTTGACGATTACTCCATGTCGGCCGCTGAAGGGCACCATTACGGTGCCGGGTGATAAGTCCGTCACTCACCGGGCGATCATTCTTACGGCCCTCGCCGAAGGTGCGAGTACCATTCGTGACTATTGTCGGGGCGAAGATTGCCTGAACACCATGCGCGCGTTTCAGTCCTTGGGGGTGCGCATCGACGAGTCGCCGCAAACCCTGCACGTTTCCGGCAAGGGCATGTGGGGGCTGACAGAGCCGTTCGGGCCGATTGATTGCGGCAATTCTGGGACGGGCATTCGCTTGATGGCCGGGCTGCTGGCTGGGCAGGACTTTTTTACGATCCTGACGGGCGATGAATCGATCCGGCGCCGTCCGATGGGACGCGTGGTGAAACCATTGCGAACAATGGGTGCGACCATTGCCGGGCGTAAAGGCGGAGAACTGGCTCCCTTGGCCATTACCGGCACTCGTTTGCGCGGCGTGTCGTATGTCTCGCCGGTGGCGAGCGCGCAGATCAAGTCGTCGCTCCTGTTCGCCGCCTTGTACGCCGACGGCCTCACGACGATCTCGGAACCGCGACTCTCGCGGGATCACACCGAGCGGATGTTTGCCTATTTCGGGATCCCTTTCGAACGAGAGGGGTGCACGGTCAAGATTGAAGGGCGACCGTCCGTACGGTGGGGCGGGAAGCCGGTGGTGGTGCCGGGAGATCTTTCGGCAGCGGCCTTTTTTCTGGTCGGGGCTTCGATTGTGCCTGAGTCTGACGTGACAATTCGTGGAGTGGGGATGAACCCGACCCGAACCGGATTGGTGGAGGTCCTGCATCGAATGGGTGCGCAGATCGAGGTGGTCAGTCCGCGCGAAGAGGCTGGAGAGCCAGTCGCTGATCTGCGAGTGCGCTCCATGCCGCTTCGGGGCGTGCGGATCGGCCCCGACCAGATCCCTCAGACTATTGATGAATTTCCGATCCTGTGCGTGGCTGCCGCGGTAGCGGAGGGGGAGACGGTGATCACCGGCGCCGAAGAATTGCGGGTGAAAGAGAGTGATCGGATTGCGACAATGGCCAAGGAATTGCGGGCGATGGGCGCGCGAATTGAAGAGCGGCCGGACGGCATGGTGATTCAAGGGTTGGGGCGCAATGGGAGCAACGGGGCGCTGACCGGAGCAACATGCGAAAGTCATGGCGACCACCGAGTGGCGATGTCTGTCGCCATCGGCGCGTTGACCGCCGCCCAGCCGACTCAAATTGTGGATACCGCCTGCATCGAGACTTCGTTCCCGGGTTTTGAGGGGAAGCTCTTGGAACTGTTGACTGCTTCTGGAAACCGTCTATAG